Below is a genomic region from Rhodococcus sp. WMMA185.
ACCGCCGGCGCTCTTCCTCCTGACATCCCGCGATCGGCAGTGGATACGTGCTGTCGAACCCGCGATCACGCGGACCACACGTCGGACCGACTTCCGTCTTCCTCATAGCGATCTATCTTCACGATGCCCGCTCCGGAGTCAGAGTGAGGTCTGTGCGTCTCATTGACCGCCTGGAAGTCCGATTCGAAGGTCCTGTCGAGCGACGTCCCGTTGCGCAGCGTCACCTTGTACGTGGGCATGATCACAAATATACGGGGAAGCCCCCGGACCGCACGCAGTGCGATCGTGTCACAAATTGAAAATGGTTACCATTATCGAATGACTACGTCTATGTCGAATCGCTTGCCCGTGACCGTGCTCTCCGGATTTCTCGGAGCAGGGAAGACGACCCTGCTCAATCACATTCTCGCCAATCGGGAGGGGCGGCGAGTCGCGGTGATTGTGAACGATATGAGCGAGGTCAATATCGATGCCGCGCTCGTTTCGGGGCAGGGGCACTTGGACCGCACGCAGGAGAAGCTGGTCGAACTGACCAATGGCTGCATCTGCTGCACGTTGCGCGAAGACCTGATCGAAGCTGTCGGGCGCTTGGCCCGGGAGGGTCGTTTCGATCAGTTGGTGATCGAGTCCACCGGTATCTCCGAGCCGATGCCGGTGGCGGCATCCTTCGAATGGGAATTTGAGGACGGGTTTTCGCTCGGTGAGTTGGCCCGGCTGGACACCATGGTGACCGTGGTGGATGCCTCGACCTTCCTGACAGAAATCGCCAAGGGGGAATCGCTGGCTGCTCGAGATCTGCAGGCCGCCGACGGTGACGAACGTGGTATCGCCGACCTACTGTCCGATCAGGTGGAGTTCGCCGATGTTCTGCTGATCAACAAGACCGATCTGGTGAGTGATCCGCTGGCCGGTGCGGTGGAAGCCATGGTGCGCCGGATGAACCCCCGGGCCGAGGTCATCCGCACCCGGAACGGAATCGTCGAACTGGACACGGTTCTGGATACCGGTCGATACGATCCGGTGACTGCGGCGACTGCCGAGGGCTGGCAGGACGAGCTGACCGGTACACATACTCCGGAAACCGAGGAGTACGGGATCAGCAGTCTCACCTTCATCGCTGATCGGCCGTTCCATCCCCAGCGCCTCGCGGATGTACTGAGCGGATTGCGGAGGGTGTTGCGCAGCAAGGGATTCTGCTGGATCGCCAGCCGGCCCGAACTTGCGGCGATCTGGTCGCAGGCCGGCCCGAACCTGACTTTCGAACCGGCGGGCTGGTGGTCCTCGCTCGATATGCCGCCCGGCCAGGAAGTGGTATTCATCGGGGTGAAGCTGGACCGGGATCGGCTGCGGGCACAGCTGGAGAGCACGCTGCTGACCGATGCCGAGTGGGCCGAAGGCGCGAAAGCCTGGACTGACTATGCCGACCCGTTCCCGGAGTGGGGTGCCCTTCACGAGCACCACTGATCGAGCCGTCGGTCGCCCACTGTACGAGTCGAATGAGTCCGCTCGTGTAGGTCAAGGCCGCGTCAGCCAGGAAGTCACAGCGACGACACAAGGGCCGGAACGACTGCCCTTCACGTACAACGTATTTCGGCCACTCTCATCCCAGCTGACAGCTACCCGGGCGGGCTTGTCGCAACCCCAGAGCCGAGGTCTACTCAGCCGGAATGCGGTGCGCCCAGTCCCGCCTATATCCGACCTTCATTTCACACCATTTTGTTGATCTTTATAGTTTGCGAAAGCAACCACATCTTGATCTGGTTCAGCACTCCCATTCGAAAGGCCCAGCATGACCAACCACTCCGCGACTCGGCGCCGCGCCGCTCGAACCGCCGTGGCGATCACCGTGTCCGGCTCGTTCCTGCTCACAGGCACCGCCGCGGCCAACGCCTCCAGCCCTGCCGAGCTGCCGTTCTTCAGGTCGTTCGGATTCTTGGCTGAGGCGCCATCCGAGGCGCCGCGGCTCACAACCGTCGACAACTTCCGGGACGTTGCCGGCCCCGGATACAAGACCCCCCTCGGCCAGATGCGCACGGGAGTGTTCTACCGCTCCAACTCCATTGCACCCGACGACGCGGACCTCGCCACTCTCGAAGGGCTGAACCTGTCGGCGGTGTACGACTTGCGCACCGCAGCAGAAAGGGACATGAAGCCCGACCGGCTCTGGGACGGAGCCAACTACATCTTGAACCCGATCGAGGTCGGCGACACGTCTAGCGCAGGTAACTTGGAGTCCCCCGAGGATGCACGCAACTTCATGCGGGACATGAACCGCGGGTTCGTCACTGATCCGGCCGCGCGGGAGTCCTTCGCGACGCTGCTCACAGATCTGGCGTACACGTCCGGCCCGCAGGTCTTCCACTGCACCGCCGGCAAGGACCGTACCGGCTGGACAGCGATGCTACTGCAGAGCCTCGTCGGGGTGTCGGATGACGACATCATGACCGACTACCTGCTCACCAATGAGTACGCGGCCGCCTCGAAGCAGGAGATGCTCGAGCTCATCAGGGCCAACCTAGGCGATGCTGCCTTCGAGATCTACGAACCCATGCTCGGTGTCGAGGCAAGTTACCTAGAGGCCGGCCTCGACGAGCTCGAGGCGCAATACGGAACGGTGGACAACTACCTGCGCGAAGGTCTCGGGCTGTCATCTGAGACCCTCACGAAGCTGAAGCTGAAACTACTGGGCTGATCGATTCGACGAAAAATACGGGGTGCGTGACCTTTCCGGTCACCCACCCCGTATTCGTGTGGCTGTCTCCACGAACGCCCACAATGCTCGATGTCGAGCAAGTGTGGGCGTAAGAGAACGGCCCCGATCTGCACTGGTTCGCAGATCGGGGCCCATTCGTCGAGTGGGCGCGGAGGGTTTCGAACCCCCGACCGCTGGTGTGTAAAACCAGAGCTCTACCACTGAGCTACACGCCCGAACACTCGGTGAAATGTCACCGAGTGCGCATCAGGACTCTAGCGTGGCGAGCGCTTTCTCCCAAGCTCCCTGGTCACGGGCCTCTCCGGGACCGTTCATCTCCGCGAACCGGATGACTCCCGCCTTGTCGATCACGAAGGTGCCGCGGTTCGCGAAGCCCAACTTCTCGTTGAAGACGCCGTAGGCCTGCGCGACGGCACCGTGCGGCCAGAAGTCAGCAAGCAGCGGGAAGGTGTATCCCTGCTCCGCCGACCAGATCTTGTGAGTCGGTGAAGCACCCACCGAGAGAGCGAGAATGGCGGTGTCGTCGTTCTCGAACTTCGGCAGTTCGTCGCGAACCTTGCAGAGTTCGCCCTGGCACGTTCCGGTGAACGCGAGTGGGTAGAACACGAGCAAGACGTTCTTCTTTCCGCGGTAGTCGGAAAGTGTCACTTCCTGATTGTTCTGGTCTTTGAGGGTGAAATCGGGAGCAATGGCCCCCACCTCGAGCGGCATGGCGTGGTCCTTAGGTGACGGAGGGTGAACTTAGGGCTTCAGCGCTTGTTCGCGGGATGCGTCTTCGGCTGCACCAGTCGGCTGCCCGACCAGTCTCCGAGGTTCGCGGCCGAAGTCTGAGTGAGGCCTGCCGTGGGTGCGGACTCGGCGATCTCGCTGGGCTCCACATGCCCGGACTGACCCGTCTTGGGCGTGAGGACCCACACGAATCCCTCGTCGGCCAGAGGACCGATGGCATCCATGAGAGCGTCGACCAGGTCTCCGTCTTCGTCGCGCCACCACAGCAGCACGACGTCGATCACCTCGTCGGAATCCTCGTCGAGAAGTTCTCCACCGATGGTCTCCTCGACTGCCGCGCGCAGGTTGTCGTCGGTATCCTCGTCCCAGCCCAGTTCCTGTACAACCATGTCGGCAGTGATTCCGAGTTTCTGAGCGTAGTTTTGGGCGTCCGCCGCGGCGACCACGGTGAGGTCCTCCTTTGGTTGACGGTGCTCGGGCTACCCGAACACCTGCCGGATTGAGTTCAATTAAAGGAAAGCGAACATGCTCGAGCGCGTTCGCGCAAGCTGGGCACGCGGATTTTCTTCAGAATGCGGTCGATCGGTGCCATCGACCGAGCCTAGCGGTGCCGGACTCACGATGTCAGCCACGCAGTCTCGATCGCGTCACTGAGCTGGCCGCTCGCTCGCGAAAATGTTCAGATCGTCGATGCCCTGAACACTGTCCACGCCATCTCACAAAATCGGGACAGCTATGCACACCCGGTGAACTGTGCGCCGTGGAACCGAACTCGGTACCGCGGGCCGCGACGCCCGGGCTGCCGATCATCCTCGCGTCTACCGTCGCATTCCGGCATCGACCGACTCGAGCAATCTTGCCTGTAACTGCGCAAACGCTACCGAAGAGTAACCCCACATGGTGTGCCGAAGCCGCGGCAATGGGGAAAGATGAGGGTGCGCGATATTCATCGAG
It encodes:
- a CDS encoding DUF3052 domain-containing protein — its product is MVAAADAQNYAQKLGITADMVVQELGWDEDTDDNLRAAVEETIGGELLDEDSDEVIDVVLLWWRDEDGDLVDALMDAIGPLADEGFVWVLTPKTGQSGHVEPSEIAESAPTAGLTQTSAANLGDWSGSRLVQPKTHPANKR
- a CDS encoding tyrosine-protein phosphatase produces the protein MTNHSATRRRAARTAVAITVSGSFLLTGTAAANASSPAELPFFRSFGFLAEAPSEAPRLTTVDNFRDVAGPGYKTPLGQMRTGVFYRSNSIAPDDADLATLEGLNLSAVYDLRTAAERDMKPDRLWDGANYILNPIEVGDTSSAGNLESPEDARNFMRDMNRGFVTDPAARESFATLLTDLAYTSGPQVFHCTAGKDRTGWTAMLLQSLVGVSDDDIMTDYLLTNEYAAASKQEMLELIRANLGDAAFEIYEPMLGVEASYLEAGLDELEAQYGTVDNYLREGLGLSSETLTKLKLKLLG
- a CDS encoding GTP-binding protein — its product is MSNRLPVTVLSGFLGAGKTTLLNHILANREGRRVAVIVNDMSEVNIDAALVSGQGHLDRTQEKLVELTNGCICCTLREDLIEAVGRLAREGRFDQLVIESTGISEPMPVAASFEWEFEDGFSLGELARLDTMVTVVDASTFLTEIAKGESLAARDLQAADGDERGIADLLSDQVEFADVLLINKTDLVSDPLAGAVEAMVRRMNPRAEVIRTRNGIVELDTVLDTGRYDPVTAATAEGWQDELTGTHTPETEEYGISSLTFIADRPFHPQRLADVLSGLRRVLRSKGFCWIASRPELAAIWSQAGPNLTFEPAGWWSSLDMPPGQEVVFIGVKLDRDRLRAQLESTLLTDAEWAEGAKAWTDYADPFPEWGALHEHH
- a CDS encoding peroxiredoxin, coding for MPLEVGAIAPDFTLKDQNNQEVTLSDYRGKKNVLLVFYPLAFTGTCQGELCKVRDELPKFENDDTAILALSVGASPTHKIWSAEQGYTFPLLADFWPHGAVAQAYGVFNEKLGFANRGTFVIDKAGVIRFAEMNGPGEARDQGAWEKALATLES